In Rhodamnia argentea isolate NSW1041297 chromosome 5, ASM2092103v1, whole genome shotgun sequence, the DNA window TTGTTTCTCCTGTTGTTTAGTCGTAGTTGGAATATTGTTGGTCACTTGGTGTCGGCTTTTCGGGTTTAGGATGGGAAGGGCGAGAATGATGGCATTCCTCAAGTGATTTTGTGCGatagcaagaaagaagaaaaggagaaggaagaagaggatgattGGCTGCCCCCGCCACCCAAATTTGACGCCAATGTGAAGAGTAAGCTTGCTGAAGATCCTGCACTCAAGGAATTAAGGTATTGCTTGAACAATACTTATGTACCCACTCATCCATATGCTATGCTTCATCCagaatctatttttttaaatctaatagGGTTAACCATTTCGTTGCATATAATATAGGCTGCATGAACCGTACATACGTGTAGATTTACACACGCAAACACGTATGATGCTGAATTTATATGATCATTACTGAGATACTGGATTTTTGCTATGTATCAAAACTCCCCCTATGAATTTGGATAATGATTATGTCCCCTAGTTAGCATGCTTGCTGGTAACAGCGCTAAAATTTTGAGGCACCTCTTGTCACATGAAGATATTTTGAGAGGCCTAATTACTGTCTGACTGGCTACATACATATTGCAAGCTGCAGTTTAACTGGATGTATTGTTTGGTATTTGTCAATTTTGCTTTTTAAGTTCAGAAATTTACGGTGTCTACCAGACTTCTTCCTTTGTCCAGTTTGATCTTATCTTGACCCTTTGAGCTGACCGGATGAGGTTTCTGGCCTTAGGTTGATGAAGCAGGAGCTTCAGGCCTTTGCGCAATCTGCCAATTTGTTGCAATCTGTGGAGGATTCTGCTCAGAAAAAGGTCTCTAGTCCATCTCAATCTTTGAAGGATGCTTCTACTGAATTACCAAAGCCTCAACATGAAAGAGCTAAGATAGTGATCTCAATACAGGACAAGGATGGGCCCAAGCAATTTCGTGTTTTTCTGGTATGGCTGCATTCAGATCGTCTAGACGATAAGCATACTTGCAAACTTTGCTGGCTGAGACAACACTTggaattctaatttttttatagtcGTGTTTAACATCAACATAGCCCTGATCTACATCTCGCtatctccttttcttctctctgttGTGTAAGCATACAATTGGAGGGTTAGACTAGCATAGTGGTGATGACAAAATCAGCCAGTGCAGTGATGAAGGCCTGGGACATCTATTTACCCATctactttttgtttcttgaccattttttccaaatttcactcAGTATATGAGTCCGCTTCTTCTTCTGTGGATTCTTTGTGTGCAGTTTTCTACTTGTGACATGTCTGGACTTTGAAATGTTTAGCTAGTCATGATTAATTCATTGTGGAGACTTTGCTCGTTGAGTTTATCTGAGAGTTGGAACCATGTTCAAATGTCAAATGATGTTTAGTTGGTAAATCGGCAGAGATGTCATTGTACTCTGGAATGTTTCCGCCATTGATCAGCAAACTACGATTTGTTTCATTCATTCCATTTAGCCATTGACTAATTTCTTCTCAGTGAATTCTACATTACAAATTGGTCAAGAGTTCTAACCAGAATCTAACGTTGCATACCAAATAGTACATGGGAGAATTGTTATTTCTCGAATGCCCGGTGTGGTCTGCTAGTTCAATGAATGAAGCAAATCAGTTTTAGTAGTCGATGTGATAGAAGATGTCGATTTAAGCAACATTCAATGTGTAAGcatgaaaaaaatgatttaaccAGAATGGCATGATGATGGTGACAAACGTAGGCAGTCATGAGAGAATTCAGTCTCTTGTCTGATTTTAGTTTTGGTGTTGCATGACATCCTTATTTATGATTTTCTGTacatacgtacgtacgtacggaTAAATGAAACTTCTGTTTAAGTATCATTCGTTCAATTTTCTGCTCGTTTTGTTCTTGGGTTTGTAGGGAAACTATTAGGCCATTCCTCAGCTGGGTTTAATAGGCACTTGCCATTGTGGTGTTATAAGATCATCTGTTTAGAATCGGCTCCTTTTGGCCAACACATGAATTTTGAGTTGAATGGACTGATGCCCAATGAGTGAAATCCTTATAATTCCCTACTGTTGCTTGATTGCTTTATATTTGTGGATATCGTGATCTTGGAAGCACAATTTGAAACTGTATTGTTGTTCATAGATCACATTAGGCCATCCTTAGGCATGTTGCGACTAGTCTAAGTCATGAGTAATTATACTTACGGCATGCTGAACAATTCTCTGGGATTGAGGTCTATAACATACCCGCACACACGTTCAAGGAATATCCGTTTGATTAAGCCAAACTTAGTCGTTGCTTTGACATGACTTGGCATATCTGGTCCTTTTGCTGTAATCTCCCAGGGTCATCTATAGGCTGGTTAGGTGGCTCTTTCTTTCCTTAGTTTTTATATGTTTGAAAAACTCAAGGTAGATTCATTATCTATGTCAAATGGACTGGATTTTGTCCAGACACATTTATAAATAAATGTATAAGGTAGAATATCTCTGATTGAGTAGACTTGGGTGCAGCAGTAGAGTCAACTGCCTCCAGTTAAATGGCATTTCCCCGTCACATAATTATGGATTTTTGCTACTTATCTCCTTGATGATTTTATCAGATGTCTCCagctttcgatttttctttctggaTGTTTGTTTAGTCTCTGTACCGGAGCTATAATTGTAAAAAGTGCTCTTTCTGGTGACCACCATCCTCTTAGAGTACAGTAATCTCTCCACTCTGCTGCTGATATCTATTCAGCAGCAGATCCTTCCAACCTTACTTGAAATGATGTTTATATGGGCCCGATAAATGATTGCAAGCACAGTTTTCAGAAGGCTGTCTTCTGATTCTCCTAACAAGCCAAGCATACCAGATCCAGTTTCAGTGCTGTAGCAATCAAATTCGTGCCACTCAAACACTCACGCAGTGTCTATTACTTCTTTGCATCGCACGGCAGTTGGCATTTTGTTccttaatgcttaaaatttctttcctttttcccttgaATTTCATAATGGTTGAGGTTGACTTCCATAATGTTGCTATAGGATGACAAGTTTGAGCGGCTGTTCAAGTTATATGCAGACAGAGTCAAGCTTAACCAAGAAAATTTAGTATTTACGTTTGATGGTGAGAAAATCAGTCCATCAGCAACCCCTTGTAGTTTGGGAATGGAGGATGAGGATATCCTTGAAGTGCATGTGAAGTCAAGTTGATTGAGGTAAGAATCTGCTTTGGTAACTTCTCTTTCTTCAGTTATTGCGTATCCTCTTCAAGTGAAAATCTAGACGCCTGAGTAAGTGAGGAGCAGTTCCACCTTTTCATTCTGTCTATTCACTTTTGTAAATGATTGTGTCTGACAGcatttgaagaaaaacattAATTGAAAACGTGGAAAAAACAAACTGGTGTACATGATAGGTTTATGATGTTGAGGGAGGTTAATGTTGGAGGTAGTAGAGGGTATGAATTGTGAAGCTTCTGCAAAGGCTCTGTCGG includes these proteins:
- the LOC115740066 gene encoding uncharacterized protein LOC115740066 isoform X2; protein product: MARELAEEEFEPLFDYSSVQPKFPCLDDDDSDEEPIFIPKRQKDGKGENDGIPQVILCDSKKEEKEKEEEDDWLPPPPKFDANVKSKLAEDPALKELRLMKQELQAFAQSANLLQSVEDSAQKKVSSPSQSLKDASTELPKPQHERAKIVISIQDKDGPKQFRVFLDDKFERLFKLYADRVKLNQENLVFTFDGEKISPSATPCSLGMEDEDILEVHVKSS
- the LOC115740066 gene encoding uncharacterized protein LOC115740066 isoform X1 → MARELAEEEFEPLFDYSSVQPKFPCLDDDDSDEEPIFIPKRQKVSGDGKGENDGIPQVILCDSKKEEKEKEEEDDWLPPPPKFDANVKSKLAEDPALKELRLMKQELQAFAQSANLLQSVEDSAQKKVSSPSQSLKDASTELPKPQHERAKIVISIQDKDGPKQFRVFLDDKFERLFKLYADRVKLNQENLVFTFDGEKISPSATPCSLGMEDEDILEVHVKSS